One region of Pan paniscus chromosome 5, NHGRI_mPanPan1-v2.0_pri, whole genome shotgun sequence genomic DNA includes:
- the TBC1D7 gene encoding TBC1 domain family member 7 isoform X1: protein MTEDSQRNFRSVYYEKVGFRGVEEKKSLEILLKDDRLDTEKLCTFSQRFPLPSMYRALVWKVLLGILPPHHESHAKVMMYRKEQYLDVLHALKVVRFVSDATPQAEVYLRMYQLESGKLPRSPSFPLEPEDEVFLAIAKAMEEMVEDSVDCYWITRRFVNQLNTKYRDSLPQLPKAFEQYLNLEDGRLLTHLRVCSAAPKLPYDLWFKRCFAGCLPESSLQRVWDKVVSGSCKILVFVAVEILLTFKIKVMALNSAEKITKFLENIPQDSSDAIVSKAIDLWHKHCGTPVHSS from the exons ATGACTGAGGACTCTCAGAGAAACTTTCGTTCAGTATATTATGAGAAAGTGGGGTTTCGTGGagttgaagaaaagaaatcattagaaATTCTCCTAAAAGATGACCGTCTGG ATACTGAGAAACTTTGTACTTTTAGTCAGAGGTTCCCTCTCCCGTCCATGTACCGTGCATTGGTATGGAAGGTACTTCTAG GAATCTTGCCTCCACACCACGAGTCCCATGCCAAGGTGATGATGTATCGTAAGGAGCAGTACTTGGATGTCCTTCATGCCCTGAAAGTCGTTCGCTTTGTTAGTGATGCCACACCTCAGGCTGAAGTCTATCTCCGCATGTATCagctggagtctgggaagttACCTCGAAGTCCCTCTTTTCCACTG GAGCCAGAAGATGAAGTGTTTCTTGCCATAGCTAAAGCCATGGAGGAAATGGTGGAAGATAGTGTCGACTGTTACTGGATCACCCGACGCTTTGTGAACCAATTAAATACCAAGTACCGGGATTCCTTGCCCCAGTTG CCAAAAGCGTTTGAACAATACTTGAATCTGGAAGATGGCAGACTGCTGACTCATCTGAGGGTGTGTTCCGCGGCGCCCAAACTTCCTTATGATCTCTGGTTCAAGAGGTGCTTTGCGGGATGTTTGCCTGAATCCAGTTTACAGAG GGTTTGGGATAAAGTTGTGAGTGGATCCTGTAAGATCCTAGTTTTTGTAGCTGTCGAAATTTTATTaacctttaaaataaaagttatggcACTGAACAGTGCAGAGAAGATAACAAAGTTTCTGGAAAAC ATTCCCCAGGACAGCTCAGACGCGATCGTGAGCAAGGCCATTGACTTGTGGCACAAACACTGTGGGACCCCCGTCCATTCAAGCTGA
- the TBC1D7 gene encoding TBC1 domain family member 7 isoform X2: MTEDSQRNFRSVYYEKVGFRGVEEKKSLEILLKDDRLGILPPHHESHAKVMMYRKEQYLDVLHALKVVRFVSDATPQAEVYLRMYQLESGKLPRSPSFPLEPEDEVFLAIAKAMEEMVEDSVDCYWITRRFVNQLNTKYRDSLPQLPKAFEQYLNLEDGRLLTHLRVCSAAPKLPYDLWFKRCFAGCLPESSLQRVWDKVVSGSCKILVFVAVEILLTFKIKVMALNSAEKITKFLENIPQDSSDAIVSKAIDLWHKHCGTPVHSS, encoded by the exons ATGACTGAGGACTCTCAGAGAAACTTTCGTTCAGTATATTATGAGAAAGTGGGGTTTCGTGGagttgaagaaaagaaatcattagaaATTCTCCTAAAAGATGACCGTCTGG GAATCTTGCCTCCACACCACGAGTCCCATGCCAAGGTGATGATGTATCGTAAGGAGCAGTACTTGGATGTCCTTCATGCCCTGAAAGTCGTTCGCTTTGTTAGTGATGCCACACCTCAGGCTGAAGTCTATCTCCGCATGTATCagctggagtctgggaagttACCTCGAAGTCCCTCTTTTCCACTG GAGCCAGAAGATGAAGTGTTTCTTGCCATAGCTAAAGCCATGGAGGAAATGGTGGAAGATAGTGTCGACTGTTACTGGATCACCCGACGCTTTGTGAACCAATTAAATACCAAGTACCGGGATTCCTTGCCCCAGTTG CCAAAAGCGTTTGAACAATACTTGAATCTGGAAGATGGCAGACTGCTGACTCATCTGAGGGTGTGTTCCGCGGCGCCCAAACTTCCTTATGATCTCTGGTTCAAGAGGTGCTTTGCGGGATGTTTGCCTGAATCCAGTTTACAGAG GGTTTGGGATAAAGTTGTGAGTGGATCCTGTAAGATCCTAGTTTTTGTAGCTGTCGAAATTTTATTaacctttaaaataaaagttatggcACTGAACAGTGCAGAGAAGATAACAAAGTTTCTGGAAAAC ATTCCCCAGGACAGCTCAGACGCGATCGTGAGCAAGGCCATTGACTTGTGGCACAAACACTGTGGGACCCCCGTCCATTCAAGCTGA